Sequence from the Burkholderia stabilis genome:
TGGGAATAATTCTTGGAGAATTTTTCGTCGACCTTTTTTGTGAATTGTTCCTTTGAGAAATACATGTTCCCAAGATTTTTTATGCCTTGGCCCACAACGTCATGAAGCTTGCTTGCGGATCGGCTAACGTCCCCGTGTTTCGAGTGGATAAAGCAAATGCATGAATCTGCACTGTTCAGAGTAATATGATCAGCCCATTCGTTACCCAGGTCATCACAAAAAATGTAATCATCATGAGCGTGAATGGTCTCTGCTATACTAAACATTGAATCGGCATCGAATGCAGTTGAGGTTGATTGGATTTCCCCCTTTTCGCTAGTCACATTTGCGATCTCGGGTTTGGCAATCAAAATGTCTAGTATGCTATCGATTTCCGAAATTCCGGATGAGTCTTCAAAGCATCGCCCCATGAAATACATGTACTTGGGATCGTTGAAGCAAATACTAAAGAATCCGTTCTTAATGATGTATTTCTGAAGAGAGACATCCTTCCCGTTCTCTGTAAGCTTTATTCTCTGAAGGGGGATGGATAGCAATGTGATTGATTTCTCGTTTTTTCTGAGCCTTGAAGTATTTTCGTGACCCACTACCTTCAGGTCTTTGTCGACTTCATACACCTTCTCCAAAATTTTGAAGATTCGATCAAGTCGACCCTTGTTTAGTGAAAGCAATTTTTTCTTTCGTGTTTTGTAGGAAGCAGGGATGTTTTCTCTAATTATTCTGTCGTGTAGCATCGCGCTCTCGATCAAAATGGCCGAAGGCTCGGTGACTGCTAGTACCTCGCTAAGATCGACTAATTTTGCGAAGGAGTCCAAAAACGCCTTGTTTGTATTTGGATTTTCAATGAGGTGAACTTGGCCTTTTGCCCAAAGCGCGATTTCATCAAGCCTCTTTCGTTCGGAGGCCTCGACTACTCGACCGGAGTTCGCGGAAATAGTTTTTAAGTTTGAGCCTTGGCGAATTTTCAGAAAATAGGGAATTGATCGTCCGGCGGCATGCGTCGAGAGTAGGCCTTTTAAATCGGCAGCTTCATATGATCTTGCTCGCATCGCGCGCTCTGATATCGTCATATTGCGCAGTGCAATTTTTTGAAACTCAACTTCGTCGTCATCAAAGGTTGATGTTAGAAGCGAGTGGTCGATCGCATTGAAATGTTCGTCGATTTTGTCGGATATATTGGCGCAACTCTTTTTGAAGATTGATAGGTATTTTCCAATTTCAATTATGACGATGTACGCATATATTGTATCTTGGAAGTCCTCAGTCAAAAAATAGACGGGACGGGACGAAGGAAATGCTCTTGCAGAATACGTGTACGTGAAATCTGTATTGGGTACAATGCGTTCTTGCCTAAATTCATTGATCAGAAAATTGCTATTCTTTTCGATATTTTGAGATGCAGCGTCTAACAGGGTGCCTATCGAGTCATCTGTCAACTCTGCTTTCGGGAAGTAAAATTGTGCGTTTTGTGTTATGAGTAGGCGGTCTGGCATATGGTCTCCTATAGCGCTGGTCTCAATCCGATGGTCGTCGTTGTGTGATCGATTGCGACCGGCTATCTATGTCCGATTAGGCCGGGGTGCGTGTCGAACGAGCGCTGTGCTGACCCGGTGGTAATGCTGGCTGCTCCGAGATCTAGTGTCCGCGGACAAGAAACACAACAGGAGGCAGTATAGACAGCAAGATGAACGCGAATAGGCGTAGCCGCAGATCGATGCTTGCGGCACGGCGTAGAAATCCGTCATCCTCCTTTGTTGATCGCATCAAGCTTGCGAAGCACCAAAGTGAAAAATTGAGCACGAACAGTTCGAACATAAGTAGACCGATGCCCGTGCCTACGAGCCAAGCCTTCCACAGCTCGAGTTTTGACAGTGAAGACGGCAGCTGAGCCCCAATCTTTCCAATCAACAGGCCGATGGCCAAACCCCCCATCCCATAAGTGTTGATCAAAACTTGATATGCCCCGGTAGCAATGAATTCGATCTTCGGAAACAGCACTGCTAGACCGAAAAGCGCTAATCCGAGCATACCCACCACGTTCCATATGTGCGGACCTATTCCATCAGAAATAGCGGCTTCCAGATAACTGGCGGGTAGTCGATTTTTGAAGTGTGTGATAAATAACACGGCGACCGTAGTTGGTGCCGCCCACCAAAATGCAACCCTCAATCCCTCTATTGGCACGATTGCAGACCAAAAAAATGAGCGATTGAATGGGGCCAATTGAGCCTTGAGGTACGAACGAACATTGGATGGTTGCATGAAGTTTTGTATGCGGCACATGGCGTATGAGAGCAGCCGTGAAGATCCATCGTCTAAGAGTGCGCGTTGACGTACCAATGCTACTCGTCGTCCCCTTTCTCCGGATGATTATCGATAACGAAATTCAGCAGCCCGATCGCTTGTGTGAGCTTGTCACTTGTATCGGCAAGCAGAAGGCTGAGGAGATAGAACGCCGCAAGGGACCCCGCGATCGTCCAGACGATTGAGTTGTTTAGGGCAATGTGTTGATCCTGCATCAGTTTGACGACGCTAATTCCAAGAGTCGCGAGCGCTGGAAACGTCCCAACTTTGTCAAGTTGACCGATCAACCGCCCACGTCGATTGTCGAACGCGTCACGCTGGTGAGAGATATGTTCGCGAACGTAGGCCAATTCCGGCAAGGAAAAGCGCATAAGATCATTGCAATGTGGCAGCAGTCGATCAATATCAACGCTGGCCAACTCAAGTATTGGTCCAGCAGGTCTTTTGCGGATACGGTTTAACATGGGAATGGCTTGTACCACAATTGCGATTAGCGACAAAAGACCGGCAATTTCCGTACCGACTGCAACGACAATTGCCAGAGTTGCCAGAACTGGGATGGGCCAGAAGTGGTGAATCGCAAAAAGGCAGAGCAGTAAGGCGAATCCGAAACCTGCGCAAAAGAGGAAGAGAGCAATCGCCTTGTCGGCGCTCACTTCGACGGAAGTCAAAACTCTTTTGGGGCGACTGGAGTGGATTGCTTGTTGAACGATTTCGAAAGTGGCCCGGACAGCATCCGGTGTAAGAAATTTCGTATGCGCGTCCATGAATGTGCCTAATCGATTGAAGATCAATAGCCGTTAATCATACCGTCTGACGTGACGTAGGGTTGTGTCGCACGAGGTGAGTGCATAACGGCGTGCTGACGACAAACTTGAGGTCGAGACGCCATGAAAACGCGATCGGCCGACGGCTTGCGTCAATTTTTTAAACAATCATCGTCGTTGTTGTCGTTGTTGAACTATCTAACTCAACGAGAGCAATCACATAGCATAGAATAGCGCTGGAAGGAGCATGCTTCCAACGGCGCTATTGATGCTCCGGCGTGCTCTTATTGTTCCCTAAGGGTGAGTTCCGTAATGAGCAAGAGGGCTACGATATTCCTCGACATCGATGGGGTCCTACATCCAAATTTTGTGGGCGACCTCGAATACGGGCCCAACGGACCAGTGGTGGTTGGCCAGGGAGTTTGTTCACTGCAGACCAAACTCGCCGAACGAGTTAGCGGGAAAGCGGTCGACATCGCAATCCATAGTACCTGGATCTATATGTTTGACCTCAAACGCTTGCAAGATGAGTATCTGCGCGAGCTGAGCGCGGCTACCAAAATTTATCTCACGAATCGGCGCATTGAGAGTCGCTCGTTACGGATAGTGGACTATATACGGCGGCGCCGACTGATGTTGGCCGATATCCTGATCCTGGACGATGCCCCCAAGGAATTTGTTTCCGCCCCGGAACTGCAATCCCGCCTCGTCGTATGTGATCCGGCCCGCGGGATAGACGATCCCGCCGTACTCCAACGGATTGATGAGTTCGTCTCCTAGGCGATCACGATCGATGTCAGTCCGAGCTCGATTTCGTAGGATCCGCAGGTGGAGTTTCATCTTGCATTGCGTAGCGCAGAGCGCGGGCATCGTGTAGCGCGTGGTGTCGGCCACGAAATTGCTTGTAGTAGGACTCCAATCGGACTTGGTCTGTCTGATCACGTACTAGCAGCCCTCGCCAGCCATTCGGTACACCATTGAGCGCGTCTACAAGAAGATCCCAGTCTCCAGGGAAGTCCATACAGAAGATGCCACTCTCGAACTGTCGGAGCCACTCGAGGAGCGCCGACCGGAGGCTTTCGCGAGAGAACACGCGATCAGGGTATTGACCTAGCTGTGGCAACACCGCTTCATGGACGAATGGGCTGCAGGTTCGTCGATCGAAGTCGTTGCGTTCACCATAAAACTCGCGGCCGTCCTCGGCGACCAATGCGATGCTGATTAGGTCGCAGTCGATGAAGTCGGTGAATTCTGTATCGAGGAAAATTCGCATCGTTGTCTCGCTCGCCTTGCGCATTCGGTTGATCAAGGTCCGACACTTCCGGATCATGAAGGCAAGTCGCATAGCGGTCGTCGCTTGGCTTCATAGCACAACTAGGAGCATCTTTGAACGACAGTTCGTTAATCGTCCGGTTCTGTGCCGGCAGATGCGTCCCAGTCGACGGGTTTGCGGATCCAATACTGTCGTCCGCCATCGACTGATGGTCCTGTGACGATCTCAATGCCATGCTCCCTTGCCCAGCTAGGGGCTTGGCGGGCGGAGATCCCCATCGCTCTTGCAACCGTGGACAGCGGAAGAAATTGTCGGGAAAACTTCTTCAATTCATCAGCGTCGACGATTTGCGCTACCCGGCGCCGCAGTTTGCCCATTCGAGTCCTGACGAGCCCTATGTTGCTCAGGTGGTACATCACTTCCTGTTTGACACCGAGTCGACGGGCAGCTTCAACAACGGATATCTGGGAGCACGATTCGACCGGCGTCTGTACGGCGGAGATCACGTGGCCACGGTCGGCAAAAATCTGCCGCAACGCCGGCACCTTGTCCGACTCGACGACAAGTCGTACCACGCCGTTCGTTAGATGGTTGAAGAATGCAGCTGACGCTTCAACAGGAACATACAGACGCAGGGCTTCGGCTAAGCTGACCGGATCGCCGACCGTCGGTACGTCTCGGGCACGAGCCTCCACGATATTGCTGAGCAGACGATCGATGGATCTCGTGTCGATTCTGGCCCCGTTTGAAGCAATTAACCCTACTTGCGCCAGTGCTTGGACGCGTCTGGTAGACATTCCTGCGTAGCGGGCGGCTGTTTTCAGCGGGACCAACGAACGTTGGGTATCCCGGAGGCGTTGCAGATCTTCGTCACTGATCGCAAACTTCTTTCGTCCAGCGCGAGTTCGCCTGACGGGTATGGTTTCGCCGGTTTGCTCCAGCATGTTGGCGATGGCTGGGTTGCGTATGTTCTGCAGACAACGCAGGTCCTTACTCGCCCGACAGGCAGTGCCTTTTCGTTCCCAAAGCACTGTAAGTCCACGGTGCGATGAACTCGTAATGTACTTGTCCAGCACGTTCAGCATCCAACCGCGTTGAGCTTCATCTAACTGTTTGCGAAGTATAGCTAACAAATTCGGAAAAACTTCCGACAGTAAGGGGACGTTTTTCACGCTGGCCTGAGGAGCACGAAGGCGATCAAGCAATTCAAAACAATCAGACTGATCAGCAATCAACGGTGCGCCAACCGTCACCAGGAGTTGATCGACGTTTTCTGTTTGACGTGAGGCCTTCTTCAATGGCTTACCCTGAAGCCCAAACTGGGATAGTGCCCCGAGGAAACGGGCGAGGTTCCAGCGTTCCGCTGGAGACAGCAAGACAGAATTTGAATCCGTCTGTTCGCCGAGCAGATTCAGGACTTCAACCGAGAACGGTTCAACGTTTGCGCAGTACAAAGATGCGCCGCATGAGCAAGTTGCGAAGCGAACCTGCTTCCAGTGCAGCATTCGGCGGCACACACTGCACGCAGAAGCAAGCCAGCATTGATGAGCGAAGCATGCAGCCGGCCCGGTGTACCAATCCTCTCGCCAGTACGCGTGCGGATCAGCGAGGCAATATGGACACCAACGGGCGATACCGTGTGTCTTCGGCAAGCTGTTTTCAATGCACGTGAGCCAGTCAGGGTTGGACAGTCCGTTAACAAATGCGACCCGCAGGCGATAGCCAAGAAAGCTCTCATCCACGTGGGCGAAGGGGCGCACAAGGAAATGCCCTGCGAACAAGGCACTCCCTCGGGGGCGCCAACTCATGCTTTGACTTGGTTCGTGACCCATTATGTCAACAGTGACAACTGGTAACGTGCCGCAGTCTGATACCGGCGTCGTGCTAGCTCAAGCTTCCGGAGTTGGTGCACTCGATTCAGTGCATGTTGTTCAACAAAATAAGCGGATAGACCAGGGTTTGTGAGGTGACGCAAGAGTGAGAGCTTGCCATCGAAGACTTTCATTAGTAGGCCTATCAAATCAGTATGCGAGATCTGTGTACCAATGATTGATGTACAAAACAGGGGATACAGTTGAGCGTCCATAGCGTCAAACGGCCGAGAGACGTCCTCGAGCAGCCGACATATATTGATGAGGCTACTCCGTTGAAAGAAGGTAAAGGAGCCGATCTGAACCTGACCTAACAAACCAACGGACACCAGTGCGGAGCAGCCTATTTTGTCGATATGAAACTCGCTCATCACGTGTTCGCGTGTGATGAGGGACGCATACCATCTGCGGCATGCTTCTACTTCTTGCTGAGGAAGAAAGGTGTAGTGCGCTTGGCCGCGCTGTACAAATATAGCGTCTGGGTACGTATCATTATTGATGAGGTACTGTAGAAAGCCAGCGGTGCACCCAATGAGCAATGCTGCTTTCTCGAAGCTCACGTACCCTTCGGGTACTGCATGCGGAGGATGAACAAGACCGCGCGTCGGTGCGTCAGGCCATTGCCGACCGTCATCAAGTAGCCGCATTCTCAGGTCGGCAATGGGAAGATTGGATAAGCATGTTG
This genomic interval carries:
- a CDS encoding HAD domain-containing protein; translated protein: MSKRATIFLDIDGVLHPNFVGDLEYGPNGPVVVGQGVCSLQTKLAERVSGKAVDIAIHSTWIYMFDLKRLQDEYLRELSAATKIYLTNRRIESRSLRIVDYIRRRRLMLADILILDDAPKEFVSAPELQSRLVVCDPARGIDDPAVLQRIDEFVS
- a CDS encoding 3'-5' exoribonuclease → MRIFLDTEFTDFIDCDLISIALVAEDGREFYGERNDFDRRTCSPFVHEAVLPQLGQYPDRVFSRESLRSALLEWLRQFESGIFCMDFPGDWDLLVDALNGVPNGWRGLLVRDQTDQVRLESYYKQFRGRHHALHDARALRYAMQDETPPADPTKSSSD